The following are encoded together in the Gilvimarinus sp. DA14 genome:
- a CDS encoding DUF3592 domain-containing protein has translation MLQKLKERWVLFLFGAPFAAVGLGFLFWGIVPQLAQWTAMKSWEPVQAQIVSAEMKSHRSDDSTTYSLHATYRYQYQGQNYTGNRVGISSGSDNVGDYHQRVIGPLERAERNGSTVTAWVNPQQPEQAVLNRELRLSLILFKGLFVLLFGGVGLGMWAYVFIARPDKTDVSEFEAQEKPWLSRNDWASPTIKSDGKTGMWALWVFAAFWNLISLPAAIGAVGEALGGNHAAWLALLFPLVGAGIVFWAIKLTLAWRRFGHAPVTLDPYPGAIGGQVGGALEVALPYQPDNSFAVTLQCLHSYYTGSGKNRKRRESMVWQSEGIAQTSRSAHGTRVEWLFEVDEGLPESEPPGNRYHLWRVNIKCELPGADFDRNYEIPVFATGDKAQQLGAITVSSQHPEMAQQREQLLEDLFDIRQVPGGVILHYPAFRNLSTMLVLILMGAIFSGIGLWLDADGFPEWIFALIGLPMFFGGLYSLCSSLDVRIDRTELITRRRILGLSLGNKHTPRSEITKLFIDESYSSSTGNKHTTYYKIKAELRSGGKKTISHSLPGRELAQEALESLSLLTGVPCQ, from the coding sequence ATGCTACAAAAATTAAAAGAACGCTGGGTGTTATTTCTGTTTGGCGCGCCCTTTGCGGCGGTGGGTTTAGGTTTTCTGTTTTGGGGTATTGTGCCTCAGTTGGCCCAGTGGACGGCAATGAAAAGTTGGGAGCCAGTGCAGGCGCAGATTGTAAGCGCCGAAATGAAAAGCCACCGCTCCGACGATTCTACCACTTACAGCCTGCACGCCACTTATCGCTACCAGTATCAGGGGCAAAACTACACGGGCAATCGTGTGGGCATCAGCTCGGGCTCGGACAATGTGGGCGATTACCACCAGCGGGTGATCGGGCCGCTGGAGCGCGCCGAGCGCAACGGCTCGACCGTCACCGCCTGGGTTAACCCACAACAGCCGGAGCAGGCTGTGCTGAATCGCGAACTGCGCTTAAGCTTAATTCTATTTAAAGGCTTGTTCGTGTTGCTCTTTGGCGGGGTGGGTTTAGGCATGTGGGCCTATGTGTTTATCGCCCGTCCCGATAAAACCGATGTCTCTGAGTTTGAGGCCCAGGAAAAACCCTGGTTGTCGCGTAATGATTGGGCGAGCCCGACCATTAAAAGCGATGGCAAAACCGGGATGTGGGCGCTGTGGGTGTTTGCCGCCTTTTGGAATCTTATTAGCCTCCCGGCGGCCATTGGCGCGGTGGGTGAAGCCTTGGGGGGTAATCATGCCGCCTGGTTAGCACTTTTATTTCCCCTGGTGGGGGCGGGCATTGTGTTCTGGGCGATCAAGCTGACCCTGGCTTGGCGCCGTTTTGGCCATGCGCCCGTGACCTTAGACCCTTACCCTGGCGCTATTGGCGGGCAGGTAGGCGGCGCGCTGGAGGTGGCCTTGCCCTACCAGCCGGATAATAGCTTTGCCGTGACTTTGCAGTGCTTGCACAGTTACTACACGGGCTCGGGTAAAAACCGCAAGCGGCGCGAGTCCATGGTATGGCAGAGCGAGGGCATTGCCCAGACCTCACGCAGCGCTCACGGCACCCGCGTAGAGTGGTTGTTTGAGGTGGACGAGGGGCTGCCCGAATCCGAGCCTCCGGGAAACCGCTACCACTTGTGGCGGGTAAACATTAAATGCGAGTTGCCCGGCGCGGATTTTGATCGCAACTACGAAATACCTGTATTCGCCACTGGCGACAAGGCCCAGCAATTGGGGGCTATTACTGTCAGCAGTCAGCATCCGGAAATGGCGCAGCAGCGCGAGCAATTACTGGAAGATTTGTTTGATATTCGTCAGGTGCCCGGCGGGGTGATATTGCATTATCCGGCCTTTCGAAACTTAAGCACTATGCTGGTGTTGATTTTAATGGGGGCAATATTTTCCGGTATCGGCTTGTGGCTAGATGCGGACGGTTTCCCCGAATGGATTTTTGCGCTTATCGGTTTGCCTATGTTTTTCGGCGGGCTCTATTCGCTCTGCTCCAGTTTGGATGTACGCATCGACCGCACCGAACTGATTACTCGCCGCCGTATACTGGGCCTGAGTTTGGGGAATAAGCACACTCCGCGCAGCGAAATTACCAAATTGTTTATCGATGAAAGCTACTCATCCAGCACCGGCAACAAACACACCACTTACTACAAAATAAAAGCCGAGCTGCGAAGCGGCGGCAAGAAAACCATTAGCCACAGCTTGCCCGGGCGCGAGCTGGCCCAAGAGGCGTTAGAATCACTCAGTCTACTCACCGGAGTCCCCTGTCAGTAA
- the rpsT gene encoding 30S ribosomal protein S20, producing MANSPQAKKRARQNEKARKHNASLRSMVRTYLKKVDAAIAAGDVEQAKTAYAAAVPVLDRVADKGVYHKNKAARHKSRMNAKIKALAS from the coding sequence GTGGCAAATTCACCTCAAGCCAAAAAACGTGCACGCCAGAACGAAAAAGCTCGCAAGCACAACGCCAGCCTGCGCTCCATGGTGCGCACCTACTTGAAAAAAGTGGATGCCGCCATTGCAGCAGGTGATGTAGAACAAGCCAAAACCGCCTACGCAGCAGCCGTACCGGTTCTGGATCGTGTGGCAGACAAAGGCGTTTACCACAAGAACAAAGCCGCTCGTCACAAGAGCCGCATGAACGCCAAAATCAAAGCACTGGCCTCTTAA
- a CDS encoding C13 family peptidase, whose product MSKLLLCPLLLVLAACSHLNATSVEDYPLPDGSSYSGELSGGLMNGEGRIEWPNGDVYTGELQEGVIHGQGELVTESGEVFRGRFERGLLNGTGEWLGPDEVSYTGEFKDDIFHGDGIYASPEGAYAGEFVHGELTGLGTYKDSEGIEYAGEFKSWRFEGHGIWEDGETRYTGEFKSGVFHGYGERVDIASGKVEQAGKWRWGSFIGEPLSAAERRAQKMALEQAVFAQSDILRQSLNALTPSKPGEVDLFALIGAGDGTQKVFYLEAQTIAETLQQKNIRSDKIALFSNNPATSAQQPLLTRANLQAVVSELGKKMQPEDILLLYLTSHGSAKHEFSLEAPGYDFVDITPEDLAAMLTPLKENPKVLMISACYSGGFIEALKAPNHLVMTAARADRTSFGCGDADTMTYFGRAYFEQSLPEADGFVNAFEKAKKVIEEWEAEDEFEHSEPQIFIGETVKASLGRVW is encoded by the coding sequence ATGTCTAAACTTCTTTTGTGCCCTCTGCTATTGGTGTTGGCCGCCTGTAGCCACCTTAACGCCACCAGTGTTGAGGATTACCCCTTGCCCGACGGATCGTCATACTCAGGCGAGCTTAGCGGCGGCTTGATGAATGGTGAAGGCAGAATTGAGTGGCCCAACGGCGATGTTTACACCGGCGAATTACAAGAAGGGGTTATTCACGGCCAGGGCGAGCTGGTTACTGAATCGGGCGAGGTGTTTCGCGGCCGGTTTGAGCGGGGTTTGCTAAACGGGACGGGCGAATGGCTGGGCCCGGACGAAGTAAGTTATACCGGCGAATTTAAGGATGATATTTTTCATGGCGATGGTATCTACGCCTCGCCCGAAGGCGCTTATGCCGGTGAATTTGTTCATGGTGAGCTGACCGGTCTTGGCACTTACAAAGACAGCGAGGGTATTGAGTACGCCGGAGAGTTTAAATCCTGGCGCTTTGAGGGCCATGGTATTTGGGAAGATGGCGAAACTCGCTATACCGGTGAATTTAAATCCGGCGTTTTTCACGGTTATGGCGAGCGTGTTGATATTGCCAGTGGCAAAGTCGAACAGGCGGGCAAGTGGCGCTGGGGTAGCTTTATTGGCGAGCCGTTGAGTGCCGCCGAGCGCCGCGCACAAAAAATGGCGTTGGAGCAGGCGGTGTTTGCTCAGTCAGACATTCTGCGGCAAAGTCTTAATGCGCTAACGCCCTCTAAGCCAGGTGAGGTAGATCTATTCGCCCTTATAGGTGCAGGGGATGGTACGCAAAAAGTGTTCTACCTTGAGGCGCAAACCATTGCCGAAACGCTGCAACAGAAAAATATTCGCAGCGACAAGATCGCCTTGTTCAGTAACAATCCCGCCACCAGTGCGCAGCAACCATTACTGACTCGCGCCAACTTACAAGCAGTCGTTTCTGAGCTGGGCAAGAAAATGCAGCCAGAGGATATTCTGCTGCTCTACCTTACAAGTCACGGCTCTGCCAAGCACGAGTTCTCGCTAGAAGCACCCGGCTACGACTTTGTCGACATTACCCCGGAAGATCTCGCCGCAATGCTTACGCCATTAAAGGAAAACCCCAAGGTGCTGATGATCTCTGCCTGTTACTCCGGTGGTTTTATAGAAGCCCTAAAAGCACCTAACCATTTGGTGATGACCGCTGCCCGCGCCGATCGCACCAGCTTTGGCTGTGGTGATGCCGATACCATGACCTACTTTGGCCGCGCGTATTTTGAACAATCCCTGCCTGAAGCGGACGGCTTTGTGAACGCGTTTGAGAAAGCCAAAAAAGTCATTGAAGAGTGGGAAGCGGAAGACGAGTTTGAGCATTCGGAGCCGCAGATTTTTATTGGCGAAACTGTAAAGGCGTCGTTAGGCCGGGTGTGGTAG
- a CDS encoding ATP-binding protein, with protein MKLTRQLALVSLAALILPWAALQSLHIFDNLLREGQTAALQATANAIAARLGGDSQLLTRAGLGTNPATDRSRELYVHSLPSPPQLDGRAADWSTYPLAPLALTSSDGPQVQLRAGLYRNKLYLLLQVADPKRQFHRQGSDQLASGDHLALFAGEATNERYYAIRAPLPGEVQALYRDSAGLAQTDYRIRGFWHETDGGYAVELSMPAGWAQNRLAVSAVDKSPAGVSHTGTLGELAPLVGGTDPGVLPDTYGRLVSDSASLNQALKAFSDANLRISVLDKHQWLRGQSGALRQSPGSPATPWYLRLLKPRRTLPEWQDFASGQWPNMDEGQTQAHWYRHGNADIAQVSAPVYRNWPESGAVESQRAGLVVVEQRINPWRIIDNRAARNLLGLTLGAGLVLLALLVGYALWLSLRIRRLSRAAQLAEDNREALNQTLTQWPSYRVNDELAELSDQYRQLLEQVRAHTDYLKTLTSKLAHELRTPLAVVNSSLDNLHHSHDPAPYIQRARQGTQRLSSLVNAMTEASRMEASIASAEREEIDLAQLLSDMSAAYQDAYPNQRFTCEIEPHSAGAYHCAVAPELLVQLLDKLVDNATSFSADNTTITLRLGRADNPEPQLLLSVHNQGPPLPAELEGQLFNSLTSSRPQSGDKQLHLGLGLYIVDLIARYHEAKIWGENIDGGVTFYLLLPIKAPKLVPKRTEDS; from the coding sequence GTGAAGCTCACCCGGCAGCTAGCGCTGGTATCTCTGGCCGCGCTTATTTTGCCCTGGGCGGCCCTGCAATCACTGCATATCTTTGACAACTTGCTGCGCGAGGGGCAAACCGCCGCGCTGCAGGCTACCGCCAATGCCATTGCCGCGCGCCTGGGTGGCGATAGCCAATTGCTAACTCGCGCGGGCCTCGGCACCAACCCGGCCACCGACCGCAGTCGCGAGCTGTACGTACACTCCCTGCCCTCGCCACCGCAGCTAGACGGCCGCGCAGCCGATTGGTCCACCTACCCGCTGGCGCCATTGGCGTTAACCTCCTCCGACGGGCCACAAGTGCAGTTGCGCGCGGGCTTGTACCGCAACAAGCTCTACCTGCTGCTGCAGGTGGCCGACCCCAAACGCCAGTTTCATCGCCAAGGCAGCGACCAGCTCGCCAGTGGCGATCACCTGGCGCTGTTCGCCGGCGAGGCGACAAACGAGCGCTACTACGCTATTCGCGCCCCCCTGCCAGGCGAAGTACAAGCCCTGTATCGCGACAGCGCCGGGCTGGCACAAACAGACTATCGAATTCGCGGATTCTGGCACGAAACCGACGGCGGCTATGCCGTGGAACTGTCGATGCCTGCGGGCTGGGCACAGAACCGATTGGCCGTCTCAGCGGTGGATAAATCACCCGCCGGGGTTAGCCATACAGGCACGCTGGGCGAACTGGCGCCTTTGGTCGGAGGCACAGACCCCGGGGTCTTACCCGATACCTATGGGCGCTTGGTGTCAGACTCTGCTTCACTCAATCAGGCACTAAAGGCCTTTAGCGATGCCAACCTGCGTATCAGTGTGCTGGATAAGCATCAGTGGCTGAGGGGCCAGAGCGGCGCTTTGAGACAAAGCCCGGGCTCACCCGCTACCCCCTGGTACCTGCGCTTGCTTAAGCCGCGCCGCACTCTGCCCGAATGGCAGGATTTTGCCTCGGGCCAGTGGCCAAATATGGATGAGGGGCAAACCCAGGCCCACTGGTATCGCCATGGCAACGCCGACATCGCCCAGGTGAGTGCGCCCGTGTATCGCAACTGGCCCGAGAGCGGCGCGGTAGAGTCTCAGCGTGCCGGCCTGGTGGTGGTCGAGCAGCGCATTAACCCCTGGCGGATTATCGACAACCGCGCCGCACGCAATTTACTGGGGCTTACCCTGGGTGCGGGCTTAGTGTTACTGGCGCTCTTGGTAGGTTACGCCCTGTGGCTGAGCCTGCGTATCCGGCGCCTGTCGCGTGCGGCGCAACTGGCAGAAGACAACCGCGAAGCGCTCAACCAAACCCTGACGCAGTGGCCTAGTTATCGCGTGAATGACGAACTGGCCGAGCTGTCGGATCAGTACCGGCAACTATTGGAACAGGTGCGCGCCCACACCGATTACCTGAAAACACTCACCAGCAAGCTCGCCCATGAACTTCGCACCCCACTGGCGGTGGTCAACAGCTCACTGGATAATCTGCACCACAGTCACGACCCGGCCCCCTACATTCAGCGCGCGCGCCAGGGCACCCAACGCTTAAGCAGCCTGGTCAACGCCATGACCGAGGCCTCGCGCATGGAGGCCAGCATTGCCAGCGCCGAGCGCGAAGAAATTGATCTGGCGCAGCTTTTAAGTGATATGAGCGCGGCGTATCAAGACGCCTACCCCAACCAGCGCTTTACCTGCGAGATAGAACCCCACTCGGCGGGTGCCTACCACTGCGCGGTTGCTCCCGAGCTATTAGTGCAACTGCTGGACAAACTGGTGGACAATGCCACCAGTTTCAGCGCCGATAACACCACAATAACCCTTCGCCTTGGTCGTGCCGACAACCCAGAGCCGCAACTGCTGCTCTCGGTTCACAACCAGGGGCCGCCGCTGCCAGCCGAGCTTGAAGGCCAGCTGTTTAATTCGTTAACGTCCTCGCGCCCGCAAAGCGGCGATAAACAACTGCACCTGGGGCTGGGGCTTTATATTGTCGATTTGATCGCGCGCTACCACGAGGCGAAGATTTGGGGCGAAAACATCGATGGCGGCGTGACTTTTTATCTGTTGTTGCCTATAAAAGCGCCAAAACTGGTGCCTAAACGCACAGAAGATAGTTGA
- the pdsR gene encoding proteobacterial dedicated sortase system response regulator codes for MARIIAIVEDEQAIADNYRDAFTRLGYQVEHYLDRPSAQAAFRRALPDLAIIDVGLGDEIEGGFELCRDLRSRAPELPIVFLTARDDEFDVISGLRLGADDYLTKDISQPHMLARINALFRRIDALRQPVNEDDTLTRGPLAINLSRMSVHWQEHPVDLTVTEFWILHALARHPGHVKNRQQLMDAANVVLDDNTITSHIKRIRRKFAAIDPSFERIQTAYGMGYRWQGEA; via the coding sequence ATGGCCCGCATTATAGCCATTGTTGAAGACGAGCAGGCCATCGCCGACAACTACCGCGATGCCTTTACCCGCCTGGGCTACCAGGTTGAACACTATTTGGATCGCCCCAGTGCGCAAGCCGCCTTCCGCCGCGCGCTGCCGGATTTGGCGATTATCGACGTGGGCTTGGGGGATGAGATTGAAGGCGGCTTTGAGCTGTGCCGCGATCTACGCAGCCGCGCCCCCGAGCTGCCCATTGTGTTTTTGACCGCCCGCGACGACGAGTTTGATGTGATCTCGGGGTTGCGCCTGGGCGCCGATGACTATTTAACCAAAGATATCAGCCAGCCCCATATGCTGGCGCGCATTAATGCGCTGTTTCGCCGCATAGACGCGCTGCGCCAGCCGGTCAATGAAGACGACACCCTAACCCGCGGCCCGCTCGCAATTAACCTGTCGCGCATGAGCGTGCACTGGCAAGAACATCCTGTGGATTTAACCGTAACCGAGTTCTGGATTCTGCACGCTCTGGCGCGCCATCCTGGGCATGTAAAAAATCGCCAACAGCTGATGGATGCGGCGAACGTTGTGCTGGATGACAACACCATTACCTCGCACATTAAACGTATTCGCCGTAAGTTTGCGGCTATAGACCCCAGCTTTGAGCGCATTCAAACCGCCTACGGCATGGGGTACCGCTGGCAGGGCGAGGCGTGA
- the maoP gene encoding DUF413 domain-containing protein, protein MLPREHYIKQPFYGLSDLNNASDLTSAQMRLIKKHGALITALLNDEVLNPNLADLRLVKIVTNKSAPTTPVEQAWLKFESLREQAATKPTKKLKKTA, encoded by the coding sequence ATGCTGCCGCGTGAACACTACATCAAACAGCCTTTTTACGGGTTAAGTGATCTTAATAACGCCAGTGATCTGACCAGCGCGCAAATGCGCCTGATCAAAAAACACGGGGCCCTGATCACCGCACTGCTAAACGATGAAGTGCTCAACCCCAACCTGGCGGATTTACGCCTGGTAAAAATTGTCACCAACAAAAGCGCCCCCACCACCCCGGTGGAGCAAGCCTGGTTGAAATTCGAATCCCTGCGCGAGCAGGCCGCCACCAAGCCGACCAAGAAGCTGAAAAAAACGGCTTAA